CCGATCAGGGTGATCACGGTGCCGCTGACCACGGGCGGGAAGAAGCGGTTGAGCTTGCCGAAGTAGGGAGCGGCGAAGAACGCCGCGACCCCGGCGACCAGGACGCCGCCGTAGATCTCGGGCAGGGCGTGGCCCGGGTGCGCGGTCCTGGCGACGGCCACCATCGGGGCCACTCCGGCGAAGGAGATGCCGTTGACGAACGGCAGCCGCGAGCCGATCTTCCAGATACCGAGGGTCTGCAGCAGCGTCGCCAGCCCGGAGGTGAGCAGCGCCGCGCCGATCAGGACGGTGAGCTCGGTGCTGCTGAGCCCGCAGGCCGCGCCGACGATCAGTGGCGGGGCCACCACTCCGGCGTACATCGCGGCGATGTGCTGCAGTCCGTAGGCGAGGAGCTTGGGGGCGGGGAGCAGCTCGTCCACGGGGTGGATCGCGGCCGGGGCCGGATTCGGGCGTGCGGTATCCACGCGGGTACCTCCAGGAGTGCGGTGCGGTCACCGGGGCGGGGGACGTGGTGCGACCTGGAGGCAGGGGACGGCCTGCGGGCAGGGGAGAGCTCAGCCGGACGGCGATCCGGGAAGCCGCGGAACCAGCTTGGTTCCGCGACTCGGGAATTCGTTTTCGCTTGCTGGAAACGTAGGACCATCCAGCCGGAGCGTCAACAGATTGTTTATCAGTTTGTTCGTTCCTACAAGGCTCCGCCTGCGGTTCAGGCCCCGGCCTTCGCCAGCAACCGCCCCCACAGCGCCCGGACCTGAGGCTCCAACCGCTCCAGCGGGCCGTCGTTGTCGATCACCAGGTCGGCCACCGCCAGCCGGTCCTCCCGCGAGGACTGCGCCGCCATCCGCGCCCGCGCCTCGCCCTCCGCCATCCCCCGCAGCCGCACCAACCGGTCCAGCCGGGTCGCGTCCGCCGCGTCGACCACCACCACCAGGTCGTACAGCCCGGCCAGCCCGTTCTCCGCCAGCAGCGGCACATCGTGCAGCACCACGTCCCCCGGCCCGGCCGCCTCCTCCAGCTCCGCCGAGCGCCGCCCCACCAGCGGATGCACGATCGCGTTCAACGCCGCCAGCCGCGCCGGGTCCGCGAACACGATCCCGCCCAGCCGGGGACGGTCCAGCGCACCGTCCGGCAGCAGCACCTCCGGACCGAACTCCGCGACCACCGCCGCCAGCCCCGGCGTCCCCGGCGCCACCACCTCCCGCGCGATCAGATCCGCGTCCACCACCACCGCACCGTACGAGGCCAGCAGCCGCGAGACCTCGCTCTTGCCGGCACCGATACCACCCGTCAACCCGACCTTCAGCATGGCCGCAGCCTAGCCGCCGACCCCGGCCGCCACCGGCTCGGCCTCCGCCACCGCCCCGGCCCCGGCCCCGGCCCCGGCCCCGGCCCCGGCCTCGTCCCCGGCGCCCCGCTGCCCCGGCAGGGCCGCCGCCACCGCCAGCGGCGGCAGCGTCTGGTTCTCCCGCAGCCCCACCCGCGCGTGCAGCCGCCGCAGCCAGGCCGGCGCCCACCAGTTCCGGTCCCCGAACAAGGTCATCGTGGCCGGCACCAGCAGCATCCGCACCAGCGTCGCATCCACGAAGATCGCCACCGCCAGCGCCAGCCCGATCTCCTTGATGTCCAGCATGTCGCCCGCCGAGAAGCCCGCGAACACCACCACCATCAGCAGCCCGGCCGAGGTGATGATCCGACCGCTCCGCTGCACCCCCAGCTCCACCGCCCGCCGACACGGCTGCCCGTGCTCGTGCAACTCCTTGATCCGCGACAGCAGGAACACCTCGTAGTCCATCGACAGGCCGAACGCGAAGGCGAACACCAGCACCGGGATCCACGCCTCAAGACCGCCCGTCGGCGAGAACCCCAGCAGCCCGGAGAACCAGCCGAACTGGAACACCAGGGTCAGCACCCCCAGCGACGCCCCCAGCGACAGCATGTTCATCGCCAGCGCCTTCAACGGCACCACCACCGAACCCGTCATCAGGAACAGCAGCACGAACGTCGCCGCCGCCACCAGCCCCAGCGCCCACGGACCCCGGGTCGCCACCTCGTGCTTGAAGTCCAGCACCGTCGCCGCGTCACCCGTCACATACGTGGTCAACCCGCCCCGGTCCGCCCGCAGCTCCGACACCACCCGCTGCGCCGTCGCCCCCTCCGTCCCGCCCTGCACGTCCACTCCGACCGTCACCGGCGCCGTGGTGCTCTGCACCGCCGCGCCGCTCACTCCGGGCAGTGTCCGCACCTGCGCCGCATAGTCCGCCGCCTGCTGCGCCGTACCGTCGACCACCACCGTCACCGCCGACTGCCGCTCCTGCGGGAACCGGGTCTGCACCGCGTCCGCCACCGCCCGGCTGCTGAAGGACTGCGGCAGCACGTCCGCGTCGGCGCTCTGCGGGTGCGCGAACGCGAACGGCGCCGCCAGCGCCAGCAGCACCCCCGCCACGCCCAGCGCCACCGGCAGCGGACGCCGCTGCACCCGGCGCACCGTCCGCGCGAACACCCCGTCGTCCGAGGCCGGCTGCAGCGGCGCCTTGATCCGCGCCCCGGCGAACCCCAGCAGCGCCGGCACCAGCGTCAGCCCCGACAGCAGCGTGATCACCACCACGCTC
The Streptacidiphilus albus JL83 genome window above contains:
- the coaE gene encoding dephospho-CoA kinase is translated as MLKVGLTGGIGAGKSEVSRLLASYGAVVVDADLIAREVVAPGTPGLAAVVAEFGPEVLLPDGALDRPRLGGIVFADPARLAALNAIVHPLVGRRSAELEEAAGPGDVVLHDVPLLAENGLAGLYDLVVVVDAADATRLDRLVRLRGMAEGEARARMAAQSSREDRLAVADLVIDNDGPLERLEPQVRALWGRLLAKAGA
- a CDS encoding MMPL family transporter; protein product: MGRFSYRHRRWVLALWALLLAVGLLFGTRVFSAAAPAASAAGSESAAGAAILASAGSSAGSVTALVDGPAVSAPAVRAAVTAAAVDLARMPGVGSVADAYTGPDAAALVSADGHASLVQVSLTNGSSRTLDAVSARLQGIAAAAPGASVKLGGEQVLTQQVQQQTKQDTELGEFITLPVTLLVMVLIFGGFVAAGLPLIGAVASIGGAFLAILGFTKIMPIDTSVLPIATVLGLGLSIDYALLMVNRFREERSHGAGVAEAVERTSATAGRTIAFSALTVAAALSGLFVFVSPIFRAVGAAGVSVVVITLLSGLTLVPALLGFAGARIKAPLQPASDDGVFARTVRRVQRRPLPVALGVAGVLLALAAPFAFAHPQSADADVLPQSFSSRAVADAVQTRFPQERQSAVTVVVDGTAQQAADYAAQVRTLPGVSGAAVQSTTAPVTVGVDVQGGTEGATAQRVVSELRADRGGLTTYVTGDAATVLDFKHEVATRGPWALGLVAAATFVLLFLMTGSVVVPLKALAMNMLSLGASLGVLTLVFQFGWFSGLLGFSPTGGLEAWIPVLVFAFAFGLSMDYEVFLLSRIKELHEHGQPCRRAVELGVQRSGRIITSAGLLMVVVFAGFSAGDMLDIKEIGLALAVAIFVDATLVRMLLVPATMTLFGDRNWWAPAWLRRLHARVGLRENQTLPPLAVAAALPGQRGAGDEAGAGAGAGAGAGAVAEAEPVAAGVGG